A region from the Terriglobales bacterium genome encodes:
- a CDS encoding SIMPL domain-containing protein — translation MKLAIALLMLASVVATAQENRGPNFLPNSISVGADGEFESAPDTAVITCSITAQENTSQAAFESASRLAEQLRDALRKAGIDPKSAELSRYSLYPVIDYKNPKQKVVGYRVGTSVTIKLKNFEKIAPVTEALAGLNGITGQNMSYDLEDVDAAKQKAIDKAYERARMYADTLAKASGKQLGALMSASVDTQQAIPVMPYARTMAMEGAVAKAPTEDFAASKVKVTAHVNAVFGVE, via the coding sequence TTGAAACTCGCTATAGCTCTGCTCATGCTTGCCAGCGTCGTCGCGACGGCGCAGGAGAATCGCGGCCCGAACTTTCTGCCGAATTCCATTTCTGTGGGCGCCGATGGAGAATTCGAATCGGCTCCTGATACCGCAGTTATCACCTGCTCAATCACCGCGCAGGAAAATACTTCGCAGGCCGCTTTCGAGAGCGCCAGTCGGCTTGCCGAGCAGTTGCGCGATGCTCTGCGCAAGGCCGGCATCGATCCGAAGTCGGCTGAGCTTTCGCGCTACAGCCTCTATCCAGTGATCGATTACAAGAATCCCAAGCAGAAGGTAGTCGGCTATCGCGTGGGCACAAGCGTGACGATTAAGCTGAAAAACTTCGAGAAGATCGCTCCTGTCACCGAAGCACTCGCCGGACTGAATGGCATCACGGGACAGAACATGAGTTACGACCTCGAAGATGTCGATGCAGCTAAGCAGAAAGCAATTGATAAAGCGTATGAACGCGCGCGCATGTATGCGGACACTCTCGCGAAAGCGAGTGGCAAACAGCTTGGCGCGTTGATGTCAGCTTCAGTCGACACCCAGCAGGCGATTCCTGTGATGCCTTACGCGCGCACCATGGCGATGGAAGGAGCAGTGGCCAAAGCTCCGACGGAGGACTTCGCCGCCAGCAAGGTGAAGGTTACGGCTCATGTGAATGCGGTGTTTGGGGTTGAGTAG
- a CDS encoding sodium:solute symporter, with the protein MGLNALDLTLLAVYLLGITLFGIHFRSADRSLKSYFLADRNIPWWAISLSIVSAETSTLTVISIPGLAYDRDFGFLQLVLGYLVARVVICIIFVPQYFRGDFFTAYQLIDHRFGRRLHRVTAGLFLATRAAAEGVRVWAISIVIAIALSSIFARFGLSGDSRDILSVAIITLLTLIYTFEGGMSAVVWTDVVQMSIYVAGTVVGFFTILHLMPGGWNTVHQIAGSAGKFRIFDFSFSPSNSYSFWAGVIGGTFLTTSTHGTDQLMVQRLLAARNERQSKIALLSSGVFIFIQFGLFLLVGASLYAFYKLFPPVTAFASSDRIFPSFVVNRMPHGISGLLIAAILAAAMSNLSAAINSLSSTTVVDFYLRRNPQASEKRRVAISRFATIIWGIVLFGLALLSRHGGRVVEIGLTIISVAYGSLLGVFLLGILTRRATEGGAIVGMICGLALNLYLWLGAKQFATWAGFSIAYTWLVAIGTVVTFVVGYGVSLFTTPAAERQHA; encoded by the coding sequence ATGGGACTCAACGCTCTCGACCTCACACTGCTCGCGGTTTATCTGCTCGGCATCACCCTCTTTGGCATTCATTTCCGCTCCGCCGATCGCTCGCTGAAAAGTTACTTCCTCGCTGATCGCAATATCCCGTGGTGGGCAATTTCGCTCTCGATTGTCTCCGCCGAGACGAGCACGCTGACCGTGATCAGCATTCCCGGCCTCGCCTACGATCGGGATTTCGGTTTTCTGCAGCTCGTTCTTGGATATTTAGTCGCGCGCGTAGTGATCTGCATAATTTTTGTGCCGCAATATTTTCGCGGCGATTTCTTCACGGCCTACCAACTCATCGATCATCGCTTCGGACGCCGCCTTCATCGTGTCACCGCCGGGTTGTTTCTAGCGACCCGGGCAGCAGCAGAAGGCGTGCGTGTCTGGGCGATCTCGATCGTCATCGCGATTGCGCTCAGCAGCATCTTTGCCCGTTTCGGGCTTTCTGGAGACAGTCGCGACATTCTTTCGGTCGCGATCATCACGCTGCTAACGCTGATTTATACGTTCGAAGGCGGCATGTCTGCAGTCGTGTGGACCGACGTGGTACAGATGAGCATCTACGTCGCCGGAACGGTCGTTGGATTTTTCACCATCCTTCATCTCATGCCCGGCGGTTGGAATACCGTGCACCAGATCGCCGGCAGCGCGGGAAAGTTTCGCATCTTCGATTTCAGCTTCAGCCCATCGAACAGCTACAGCTTCTGGGCTGGAGTGATCGGCGGAACGTTTCTTACGACTTCGACGCACGGCACCGATCAGCTCATGGTGCAGCGTTTGCTGGCGGCCAGAAATGAACGCCAGTCGAAGATCGCGCTTCTCTCCAGCGGTGTTTTCATTTTTATTCAGTTCGGATTGTTTCTGTTGGTCGGAGCTTCGCTTTATGCGTTTTACAAGCTGTTCCCGCCAGTAACAGCGTTTGCGAGTTCCGACCGCATCTTCCCGTCATTCGTTGTCAATCGCATGCCGCACGGCATTTCAGGATTACTGATCGCCGCCATTCTCGCGGCAGCCATGTCAAACCTCAGCGCCGCGATCAACTCTCTTTCCTCAACGACAGTTGTTGATTTTTACCTGCGTCGAAATCCGCAAGCGTCGGAGAAGCGCCGCGTAGCGATCTCCCGTTTTGCAACGATCATCTGGGGCATCGTGCTCTTTGGACTGGCGCTGCTGTCGCGGCACGGCGGCCGCGTAGTCGAGATCGGACTCACGATCATCTCTGTCGCCTACGGTTCCCTGCTCGGCGTCTTCCTGCTGGGCATTCTCACCCGCCGCGCCACAGAGGGCGGCGCAATCGTCGGCATGATCTGCGGACTGGCGCTGAACCTATATTTATGGCTGGGGGCCAAGCAATTCGCGACCTGGGCGGGATTCAGCATCGCGTATACATGGCTCGTAGCCATCGGCACAGTTGTGACGTTCGTTGTCGGGTACGGCGTCAGCCTGTTCACCACTCCCGCCGCGGAGCGGCAGCATGCATGA
- a CDS encoding amino acid permease, protein MHEMTAMARTESAQLPRALGLRHAIAIVVGTIIGSGIFLVPKEMMQAVGSAKLVYLAWIVGGVLSVFGALTYAELGALKPQAGGEYVYVRDGYGPLAGFLYAWTWFVIAKPASIATITIGVMRILGTFNTFSFLGNVAIATPFTITWAQVGAILVTILISGLNYIGVRKAGDFQYIFTWLKVLMIGAIVGVAFSFRGGTFHNFSTTFAGATGGVNGFMIALVAALWAYDGWNDLNMVSEEIEHPERNIPLGLIVGVLAVAVLYMATNAAVQYVLPAAQVAASDRPASDATLLAIGAVGAMIVSAGMALSMVVGLNGTVMSGGRVPFAVARDGYFFRVLAEVHPRFLTPGNSLIVQAILSCALLLMVSRFQQLFSIAIFAEWLFYMVAASTIFIFRKRMPDAPRPYRAWGYPVVPAIFIVAAAFLLYSTFAENLGRSLIGSAVILAGIPVFLYFQTQQNRRR, encoded by the coding sequence ATGCATGAAATGACGGCAATGGCGCGGACCGAATCGGCTCAACTGCCGCGCGCGCTAGGCCTGCGCCATGCCATTGCAATCGTTGTAGGCACGATTATCGGCAGCGGAATCTTCCTCGTTCCCAAAGAAATGATGCAGGCGGTCGGCTCCGCCAAGCTGGTTTATCTGGCATGGATTGTCGGAGGAGTTCTTTCCGTTTTCGGCGCGCTCACGTATGCCGAACTGGGAGCGCTGAAGCCGCAAGCCGGCGGCGAGTATGTCTATGTCCGCGACGGCTACGGTCCACTCGCCGGCTTCCTGTACGCGTGGACATGGTTCGTAATCGCCAAACCTGCATCGATTGCGACCATCACGATCGGAGTGATGCGCATCCTCGGCACCTTCAACACCTTCAGCTTCCTGGGTAACGTCGCGATAGCCACGCCATTTACGATCACCTGGGCTCAAGTTGGAGCCATCCTGGTCACGATTCTCATTTCGGGACTCAACTACATCGGCGTGCGCAAAGCTGGAGACTTTCAATACATCTTCACCTGGCTCAAGGTGCTGATGATCGGAGCTATCGTCGGCGTCGCATTCAGCTTTCGCGGCGGCACCTTCCACAATTTTTCGACCACTTTCGCGGGAGCCACGGGCGGCGTTAACGGTTTCATGATCGCTCTGGTTGCGGCGCTCTGGGCATATGACGGATGGAACGATCTGAATATGGTCAGCGAAGAGATCGAGCACCCCGAGCGGAATATCCCGCTGGGCCTCATCGTTGGAGTGCTCGCCGTTGCGGTGCTCTACATGGCCACGAACGCGGCCGTGCAGTACGTGCTTCCTGCTGCTCAAGTCGCGGCCTCGGATCGTCCTGCATCCGATGCCACGCTGCTCGCGATCGGAGCGGTGGGAGCCATGATCGTCTCCGCAGGCATGGCGCTCTCGATGGTCGTCGGCCTGAATGGGACGGTCATGAGTGGAGGTCGAGTGCCTTTCGCCGTCGCCCGCGACGGATACTTCTTCCGCGTCCTGGCCGAAGTTCATCCGCGCTTTCTCACGCCGGGAAATTCGCTGATCGTGCAAGCGATTTTGTCGTGCGCTCTGCTGTTGATGGTCTCGCGATTTCAGCAACTATTTTCCATCGCCATCTTCGCCGAATGGCTCTTCTACATGGTTGCTGCCAGCACAATCTTCATTTTTCGGAAGCGAATGCCGGACGCGCCGCGTCCATATCGCGCGTGGGGGTATCCGGTGGTGCCGGCGATCTTCATCGTCGCCGCGGCATTCCTGCTTTATTCAACCTTTGCGGAGAATCTCGGCCGTTCCCTAATTGGGAGCGCAGTGATTTTGGCGGGGATTCCAGTGTTTCTCTATTTCCAAACACAACAGAACCGGCGCCGGTAG
- a CDS encoding response regulator: MADNNSNKQKPKVLVVDDERVIADTLAIILNQNGFAATAVYSGTGAIEKARSERPDLIISDVMMDDMNGIDAAINIRQFLPSCKILLFSGQAATAKLLENARARGHHFDILAKPVHPQDLLAKLRD, from the coding sequence ATGGCAGACAACAACAGCAATAAACAAAAACCCAAAGTTCTGGTCGTAGACGACGAGCGCGTGATCGCCGACACTCTAGCGATCATCCTCAACCAGAACGGATTTGCGGCGACGGCCGTCTATAGCGGCACTGGAGCGATTGAGAAGGCGCGCAGCGAGCGCCCCGATCTGATCATCAGCGACGTGATGATGGACGACATGAACGGCATCGACGCCGCCATCAACATCCGCCAATTCCTGCCAAGCTGCAAAATTCTTCTTTTCTCAGGACAGGCAGCCACAGCGAAGTTATTAGAAAACGCCCGCGCCCGCGGACATCACTTTGACATCCTCGCCAAGCCGGTTCACCCGCAGGATTTGTTGGCTAAGTTGAGAGACTAG